The DNA sequence GGACCGGCTGCTTCGAGCAATCCTGAGATAAGGTTGATCAGTAAACACAGACCCGCTGCTCAGGTTGCAAGAACGGAGACAGGTTCCTTTTGTCCGCCTCAGTGCAGCTGCCATCCCATCAGCTCTCTTTAACATTAACACGGTGTCAGCAACTGAGAAGACGTAGATCGTTTTCATTGACAAATTCTGAAACTGTTTCAACACGCATCATTTTTAGGATTAACTGTTAGAAAAGGATAATATTTCAGTTATTGTCTAGGGTTGATGCTGGACTGTTCAGAAGTCAGAAGATGTGTCACTCAGCTTTACTACTTCCCATTATCACTCCATTACTGTTCTCTGCTCTCAGGGATTAAACCACCCTAATTAAAGCTGCAGTAGTAAAATCACTGTTGTTTGTCTAAATAATGTGTATTCCCTGACTTGAtgcagcttctcttcttctcaaaGGTGTAACCAGACAGGTCAAGTCATTGAAGAGCCATGGAGCCAGGGGTGATCCATATGTACTCCTCGTCTCCACCTCCGATGGATGAtggcacagaggaggaggacagtgagtTTGGAGACTTCGGCACTTTTCCCGCTCTGCCCGCCAGCATCAGCCTCACGGAGCTCGACACCCCAACGACCTTCAATCAAACACAAGCACTCAACGCCACCTCCCCCCCAGAGCTCCTCAACAGCCGCGGCATGCTGGGATTCagccacagctcctccaccagcatGCACCGCAACGAGCCGCTCAAAGCTAATGGAGTCGTGCCAGCAGGGCACCGTGGCGACACTCCCACAGACAGGACTGAGACAAAAAGTGTCCTCACAGGCTCCCCAGTTCATCCAGTGAGCGACCCCAACAGCAGAGGCCCAGAGGCTCTCACTAATGggtttttgacctttgaccttcagggAAGCCCCTCCCTGCAGAACTCTGTCCACTCTCTTAGTAAAGGAACGTCTGTGGAGGATCTGGGCAGCGTCCGGCCAGAGAGTCCAGAGGACGACTTTGCTGactttgcttctttttctgatGCTGAAGGACACGTCATCCATCCAGAGCAGAGAGCCCCTGCAGAGGACACTCTCAGGGACTCAAGCAGAACCCAGGAGTCTGAGTCCATATCTGCTCCTGCAGAGGCCCCAGATGGCTCGTGCAACACGGGCTGGGGCCCGGGGCCCCCCAGCGATGCACCCTTTGCACAAGAGCACTTGGCCTCAGTTTGCACTAATACCCTGAACGGACTGGGCGTGGCTGACGGGACCAATGTGGGGGCCCACAGTCAAAATGGCCTTTCGCCCAGTGGACCTGAAGAGACGGAACAGATCCACGGGAAGAGCTCTGACACCGAGACAGAGACGGAAACGTCGCTTGGCCGCCTGCTGTCCACAGATGCTCTGGAGGAGTACGCCGACATGAGCACCACGGGCTCTGTGCCTTCCCCCCCTCTCCAGGGGGAAACCACCACGCCTGCTGACCACAGCCAGCTggcagaagatgatgaagacttTGGGGACTTTGGTGATGCTTCCTCCTTCAGTGCTCCAGGTTTTACTGATTTTGAACAGGATGCTGAGCAGGACGGGAGCAGGTCACATAGCTCTGCCCCCACGCAGGAACCTACAGAGGACAGGGACGACAACGACTTTGGCAACTTTAATGCCCCCAAGTTTCAAAGCACTGACAACAACACTGAGAAGTTCACAGAATTCCCCATCAGTGACAGTTTTGGAAACTTCAGCTCGGCTACTGATGGTCAGGAGGCAGACGCAGGGTGGAGTGCCTTTGGGGAGGGGCATGGGGAGGGGGAGTCGTGGGCGGCGTTCAGCACTGAGACACACATCTCTGCTTCTGctaagagcagagaggaggagaaggagcaggagcacagaggagaagaggctgCAGTGAGAGGGGACGACATTGGGACAGACAAAACGACAGTAAGTCCTGATGCCGTAGTGGTCAGACTGGGAGAAGAGTGTCTTGGTTCCTGTGTAAACGTAAAACAACAGCtaacaaaataacaataaatgaGGACAAAGATCCTTCTGGCTGGCGTgggtctgacctttgacctgttgaTGGTCCTGTCTGCAGGCTTCGCTCTCGAGCCGCCTGGAGAAGTTGTTTCAGAGCAGCTTCCCTCAGCCTGCTGTTCCTAGCCTGGATGAAGAGGTGGTGTTCCTAAGGACTCTGCTGGGACCTGCAGAGGACAGGGTTCaggctggagggggggaggagggggggtcactGTGCAACAGGTGAGTCCTTTGAAGTCACGTCTGTGTTCACGCAGGACCAGATGAGGGCCTTTTCAACCATTGTGTCTTTGACACAGTGTGTGGATGCGGCTTCAGGACATCCACGAAGCGTTTGGGCTCAGGCACCAGTGGGGGGGCTCCCACTGCAACAAAGTGCTGCTGTCCTGCCTGGGAATCGACACCCGGAACATCGTAAGTCCTGGACTAACGGAGGGTTCAGATCCTCTGGAGACTGAGGACGATAGATGCTCTGTAAACCTGCGGTTTCTCCCCCTACAGCTGTTCACCGGACAGAAGAAGCAGCCCGTAATTGTCCCCATGTATGCTGCCAGTCTGGTGAGTCGACCTACCCTCTGTCCTCTGAGCCGTGCAGGTTCCTTGCTGATGGTTTGATCCTGCTGTGATTTCAGGGGATGTTGGAACCAACCAAAGAGCCTGTGAAGCCCATCTCTGCTGCAGAGATGATCGCCTCCATCGGCCAGATGCCTCCAGTGGTGACAGAAAACTCAGATTCAGTCCAGgtaagtgagtgagtgtgtgtctgtcggCACCAATGCGCACATACGTGCACCCGTTTGGAGCTGTTGATGTTGTCTGTTGTTACTCAGCAGGAGGCGCTCCCCCCCATCCAGTTTGACTGGAGCAGCAGTGGCCTTACCAACCCTCTGGATGGTAAATAAGCCTCGCCCTCCTGACCTTCGGCTCCCTTCTGTGGTCACTTAATCATCTCTCCTGTTGAGAAATGTGTAAAgtcaccagccaatcagaggagctGGGTCCATCCTGCATGTTATTCTCTGATTATTAACAAGTTCTTCAATGAAGGAAAAATCCacaggaaacatctgcaggtgaAATCAAAGGCTGAGATTTTTAATAATTGATCAGAAGTAGATTAAAGGAAACTGTGGATCAGCCACAGTTGAACATTAATTCTTTGGTATTTGGAGGAAAAGGTAAGAATTCTGAGAGCAGAGGTTTTGGtggatttttcctcctctgttctcaCCGATGGGAGCAAcatgtctgtcacctgtcttaCTCTTTGATCAGTACGCGTCTCTGCTGTCtcactctgtctgtctgataACCTCGGCCGCCCCTGATTCTGCAGCGAGCGGAGGCTCGGCTCTCTTAAACTTGGACTTTTTTGGTCCTGTGGAGGATTCAGGTTCTACCAACTCAGCCTCCATGCCAGGTCAGCACCTCCTCCTAATCCTTCCATTCCTCCATCTCACCTGTAACCTTCATCAAATATCAACACagtttcacttttgtttcagTTTGTTCCCGCTGTTACAGATGCAGCTGCTGAGCGCAGCCACACGTTGGCGGCATTTCGTCCCGCTGGGGGCTGTTGAGTTTGTTCTTTTTAAGCTGTTTGAAAGTAAATTAGAGCACACCTGTGAGGAATTTGTCAGCAGATTTCTGGAATGGGATGAAAGTTTCAGCCTCCTTTCAGCACACcgtacaaataaaaacaatccaATCTGAATGTTTCTCCTGCAGAGGTCACAAATGCGTGACATTTCTCCCAACAATGCCAGTTTTGATGTCTTGCTTTAGCTGTGAAAAGTTACCATACATAAAGAACAAACATAGGCTGGAGGTTTTACAGTTAACAGCCCACACATCGTCCAAACTTCATTtggatttcacaataaaagcctgCTTGTTTCCTGTCCCGGTCAGGGGTCGACCCCGAGCTGTACGAGCTGACCACAGCAAAGCTGgacctcagcagctccagcagccgcATGGTGGATGCCTTTGCCCGGCTCATGTCCACCATGGAGAaaaccagcacctccaccagGTCAGATCACTTTATTGTGTCTTCATTTCAGTGCTTtaataaaagacattttttcTGCCTAAAGGAGGAActttttactgtttttgctGAATTCTGATGTATGATCATGGCCACTGCTCtttggtcacttcctgtctggacagGAAACCCAGGAAGGAAGAGAACCTGAGTGAAGAGGCGGCTAAAGTGATTGCCGCTCTGCCCGATCTGTCCTTCATGCAGGCCAAAGTGTTGATGTTTCCTGCCACACTGACGCCACTTGTCTGCCAGAGTACGCCAGACTGAGACCCTACCCCCCAGCAAGCACCGTTCTGGGCCCCACCCAGCTCCGAAGCTTTTACAAAAtctatttcttttatttactttgGTCTTTAGTTCTTcacttttgtccttttttttttaacatttg is a window from the Takifugu rubripes chromosome 17, fTakRub1.2, whole genome shotgun sequence genome containing:
- the aftpha gene encoding aftiphilin a isoform X2; translation: MEPGVIHMYSSSPPPMDDGTEEEDSEFGDFGTFPALPASISLTELDTPTTFNQTQALNATSPPELLNSRGMLGFSHSSSTSMHRNEPLKANGVVPAGHRGDTPTDRTETKSVLTGSPVHPVSDPNSRGPEALTNGFLTFDLQGSPSLQNSVHSLSKGTSVEDLGSVRPESPEDDFADFASFSDAEGHVIHPEQRAPAEDTLRDSSRTQESESISAPAEAPDGSCNTGWGPGPPSDAPFAQEHLASVCTNTLNGLGVADGTNVGAHSQNGLSPSGPEETEQIHGKSSDTETETETSLGRLLSTDALEEYADMSTTGSVPSPPLQGETTTPADHSQLAEDDEDFGDFGDASSFSAPGFTDFEQDAEQDGSRSHSSAPTQEPTEDRDDNDFGNFNAPKFQSTDNNTEKFTEFPISDSFGNFSSATDGQEADAGWSAFGEGHGEGESWAAFSTETHISASAKSREEEKEQEHRGEEAAVRGDDIGTDKTTASLSSRLEKLFQSSFPQPAVPSLDEEVVFLRTLLGPAEDRVQAGGGEEGGSLCNSVWMRLQDIHEAFGLRHQWGGSHCNKVLLSCLGIDTRNILFTGQKKQPVIVPMYAASLGMLEPTKEPVKPISAAEMIASIGQMPPVVTENSDSVQEALPPIQFDWSSSGLTNPLDASGGSALLNLDFFGPVEDSGSTNSASMPGVDPELYELTTAKLDLSSSSSRMVDAFARLMSTMEKTSTSTRKPRKEENLSEEAAKVIAALPDLSFMQAKVLMFPATLTPLVCQSTPD
- the aftpha gene encoding aftiphilin a isoform X5, whose product is MEPGVIHMYSSSPPPMDDGTEEEDSEFGDFGTFPALPASISLTELDTPTTFNQTQALNATSPPELLNSRGMLGFSHSSSTSMHRNEPLKANGVVPAGHRGDTPTDRTETKSVLTGSPVHPVSDPNSRGPEALTNGFLTFDLQGSPSLQNSVHSLSKGTSVEDLGSVRPESPEDDFADFASFSDAEGHVIHPEQRAPAEDTLRDSSRTQESESISAPAEAPDGSCNTGWGPGPPSDAPFAQEHLASVCTNTLNGLGVADGTNVGAHSQNGLSPSGPEETEQIHGKSSDTETETETSLGRLLSTDALEEYADMSTTGSVPSPPLQGETTTPADHSQLAEDDEDFGDFGDASSFSAPGFTDFEQDAEQDGSRSHSSAPTQEPTEDRDDNDFGNFNAPKFQSTDNNTEKFTEFPISDSFGNFSSATDGQEADAGWSAFGEGHGEGESWAAFSTETHISASAKSREEEKEQEHRGEEAAVRGDDIGTDKTTASLSSRLEKLFQSSFPQPAVPSLDEEVVFLRTLLGPAEDRVQAGGGEEGGSLCNSVWMRLQDIHEAFGLRHQWGGSHCNKVLLSCLGIDTRNILFTGQKKQPVIVPMYAASLGMLEPTKEPVKPISAAEMIASIGQMPPVVTENSDSVQQEALPPIQFDWSSSGLTNPLDASGGSALLNLDFFGPVEDSGSTNSASMPVCSRCYRCSC
- the aftpha gene encoding aftiphilin a isoform X4, giving the protein MEPGVIHMYSSSPPPMDDGTEEEDSEFGDFGTFPALPASISLTELDTPTTFNQTQALNATSPPELLNSRGMLGFSHSSSTSMHRNEPLKANGVVPAGHRGDTPTDRTETKSVLTGSPVHPVSDPNSRGPEALTNGFLTFDLQGSPSLQNSVHSLSKGTSVEDLGSVRPESPEDDFADFASFSDAEGHVIHPEQRAPAEDTLRDSSRTQESESISAPAEAPDGSCNTGWGPGPPSDAPFAQEHLASVCTNTLNGLGVADGTNVGAHSQNGLSPSGPEETEQIHGKSSDTETETETSLGRLLSTDALEEYADMSTTGSVPSPPLQGETTTPADHSQLAEDDEDFGDFGDASSFSAPGFTDFEQDAEQDGSRSHSSAPTQEPTEDRDDNDFGNFNAPKFQSTDNNTEKFTEFPISDSFGNFSSATDGQEADAGWSAFGEGHGEGESWAAFSTETHISASAKSREEEKEQEHRGEEAAVRGDDIGTDKTTASLSSRLEKLFQSSFPQPAVPSLDEEVVFLRTLLGPAEDRVQAGGGEEGGSLCNSVWMRLQDIHEAFGLRHQWGGSHCNKVLLSCLGIDTRNILFTGQKKQPVIVPMYAASLGMLEPTKEPVKPISAAEMIASIGQMPPVVTENSDSVQEALPPIQFDWSSSGLTNPLDGVDPELYELTTAKLDLSSSSSRMVDAFARLMSTMEKTSTSTRKPRKEENLSEEAAKVIAALPDLSFMQAKVLMFPATLTPLVCQSTPD
- the aftpha gene encoding aftiphilin a isoform X1, which encodes MEPGVIHMYSSSPPPMDDGTEEEDSEFGDFGTFPALPASISLTELDTPTTFNQTQALNATSPPELLNSRGMLGFSHSSSTSMHRNEPLKANGVVPAGHRGDTPTDRTETKSVLTGSPVHPVSDPNSRGPEALTNGFLTFDLQGSPSLQNSVHSLSKGTSVEDLGSVRPESPEDDFADFASFSDAEGHVIHPEQRAPAEDTLRDSSRTQESESISAPAEAPDGSCNTGWGPGPPSDAPFAQEHLASVCTNTLNGLGVADGTNVGAHSQNGLSPSGPEETEQIHGKSSDTETETETSLGRLLSTDALEEYADMSTTGSVPSPPLQGETTTPADHSQLAEDDEDFGDFGDASSFSAPGFTDFEQDAEQDGSRSHSSAPTQEPTEDRDDNDFGNFNAPKFQSTDNNTEKFTEFPISDSFGNFSSATDGQEADAGWSAFGEGHGEGESWAAFSTETHISASAKSREEEKEQEHRGEEAAVRGDDIGTDKTTASLSSRLEKLFQSSFPQPAVPSLDEEVVFLRTLLGPAEDRVQAGGGEEGGSLCNSVWMRLQDIHEAFGLRHQWGGSHCNKVLLSCLGIDTRNILFTGQKKQPVIVPMYAASLGMLEPTKEPVKPISAAEMIASIGQMPPVVTENSDSVQQEALPPIQFDWSSSGLTNPLDASGGSALLNLDFFGPVEDSGSTNSASMPGVDPELYELTTAKLDLSSSSSRMVDAFARLMSTMEKTSTSTRKPRKEENLSEEAAKVIAALPDLSFMQAKVLMFPATLTPLVCQSTPD
- the aftpha gene encoding aftiphilin a isoform X3, encoding MEPGVIHMYSSSPPPMDDGTEEEDSEFGDFGTFPALPASISLTELDTPTTFNQTQALNATSPPELLNSRGMLGFSHSSSTSMHRNEPLKANGVVPAGHRGDTPTDRTETKSVLTGSPVHPVSDPNSRGPEALTNGFLTFDLQGSPSLQNSVHSLSKGTSVEDLGSVRPESPEDDFADFASFSDAEGHVIHPEQRAPAEDTLRDSSRTQESESISAPAEAPDGSCNTGWGPGPPSDAPFAQEHLASVCTNTLNGLGVADGTNVGAHSQNGLSPSGPEETEQIHGKSSDTETETETSLGRLLSTDALEEYADMSTTGSVPSPPLQGETTTPADHSQLAEDDEDFGDFGDASSFSAPGFTDFEQDAEQDGSRSHSSAPTQEPTEDRDDNDFGNFNAPKFQSTDNNTEKFTEFPISDSFGNFSSATDGQEADAGWSAFGEGHGEGESWAAFSTETHISASAKSREEEKEQEHRGEEAAVRGDDIGTDKTTASLSSRLEKLFQSSFPQPAVPSLDEEVVFLRTLLGPAEDRVQAGGGEEGGSLCNSVWMRLQDIHEAFGLRHQWGGSHCNKVLLSCLGIDTRNILFTGQKKQPVIVPMYAASLGMLEPTKEPVKPISAAEMIASIGQMPPVVTENSDSVQQEALPPIQFDWSSSGLTNPLDGVDPELYELTTAKLDLSSSSSRMVDAFARLMSTMEKTSTSTRKPRKEENLSEEAAKVIAALPDLSFMQAKVLMFPATLTPLVCQSTPD